The nucleotide sequence GtatttaaacaagttttcaaagcatgattattttatttatattcgtTAACATTACTTTTACTGGTGTGTTGATAAATCCTTTCCCTGAAGCTGAGGCATGATTAGAGCTCCATATCAATTGTTTAAGTTTGCAAAACTCATTTGTCAATGTTTAAggatgttatatatttatttctatttaatgttTGTCGGGATATTAATTCAAACTATTACTTGACTTCATGATTTGCATTTATGTTTCAAGCGATATGCACGATTCGTCTGTTATAAAACAGGCCATATCAGAAAAAAAGAGACTGTTTTGTTCCACATTATTTGTTTCAATGCGACTAATAAAAATGGTCGGCGTTAAAAGATCGCCTTGTCCTCCCCCATTTTTAcactaaaaaacaaaaaaatgcctTTTATTTGTAACGCatgattttgcttttttttaagaataacagAACCcattaaaaagtatatttattcAACCCGACATGCATAAGGTATTTAAACCTAAATTCATGATCGAGACTGTCAAGTCAACTATTAAAATCCGGAAAAAATGAGACCGGTTGCGTAAGTTTcactatttttgtttcaataatttaatttcaaCGTCTTTGCTATTCGcctatgtttatttactttttaaattcgAGTTGATTTCTACTGATTACATaacttatattaaaaatatattttgttgctttttgtaaTTAGCGTTTAAAATTGAAACGGTCCTCCAGTAGTCATGCAGATGGTGTCTATTCTGTTTCTTGGGTTATTAAATTAATATGCTTTGTTTTTGCTtatcttttaattttatttggcAATTGGTATCTAAAGAAAAAATTAAGGTAGCTTACAACATATTGCTTATTATATGTCGAAATACATTATACTATACTTTTTACTACACAACATTTATGAATATATCATGTAATAAAAATTTACAACAAGAAGCTAAtttgcatttattattattttatttatttatttatttgatacttgAGACACGTATTgctattaataattttaaataaaaactgtaaTATTATGAAACACTAATTTTCTACATCACCTTTTTCTATTCGCATAATCTTTATTCGATGTTGAaccttcaaataaatatttccgagCATACATTTCAAACATGTGCTTACTTCCTGTACAGTGTTAAGCGCAAAATAACTGCAACACGTACATGCCTTAAAGTGTCAGTACTTTCATAGTTTTATGTATCAATTTGTTAACATTTACTCGTACGACAATCAATGAGcagtaaataatatttacaaaaatacgaCTCCAATATCCGAATAAACTCGTAAACCGGTGTATTAAAACCACAAAAAATGATGtggtaaactttaaaaaataaatatttataaaagtcGAAACTATATTTAGTATTGTCAAGCTTATCGTTGAAAACTATCTTATTGCAGGATTGGTTTGAAATTATTGTCTGATAGAGAACAATATCGGCCTTTAACATATGCAATACACGATAAATCAACAATGCATGCTCATGACTATGTAGACACATGGGCAATTGTTAGTTCCGAAATTGAAAGTCTTTGTGGTTACATCAATAATGATATAATTTCCTTTAAATGCAAGATACGCAGTCTTTTCTAATGAAGTAAACGCATAAGTAGTGTTTTCttattcaatattaatattagaagtttaaataaattgtacGTGTTCGCTAAATGTTTTGGTGTTTTAGTAAAActaattctttaaaacaaacatttacgaaGTTACGTGATTGCTGGAGATATACAGTACAAGTTCGACGTGTACCCAACGGAATGTATACCCGGATTTATACAGAGGCATATGGTAAAGAAAATAAGTGTTTTGTATTTTGTACATTTCAGAGCAAGTTTTATGCATTACCTTTAAGGGACAGTCATAACACAATAAATGGATTCCGTCTGCCCTTTTcttatatcatacaaaataagAAATTTAATAGAAACAACTAAGCGAACTGTAAAAACAAAGCCCAAGCGGGCATCAAACTAATGCCCAATACAAAAAAAGTGATTTGTATCTCACAATGCATAAGCTTCTGTCATGATAAATTGAGGTTTATACGTTCGTTATTATCCCTTCTAATTTAATGGAAGTGTTTTGACGAGCAAAATACATACAATATCTAAAATATCTAAACATTGCCTGAAATCAAGTATCGACTTAGCCTTCTGAATTGTATTGTGAGTGTCAAACGCGCTCTCTTTACAGATTTAGTTCTAAATGATGCAGCGTAGTGATGTACATGAAACATCTGCTTGGTTCCGTTCAAATCGTCTTTGGCTTATTTCtcttcttgttttattatattaaatcagTACGGTCTTGGTTAAATTCTGCTTAATGAGCTTAATAAAATCATACCATTTTGTAGACTCAATGGCGAGTGAAGCTGATGATATTGCTAAGTTTACGGCTACAGTAATAGCCGTTGCTATCACCATCGGCGTTGCGATAACATTTCTGAGCATTGTATTATTGGTGTTTTTCAGGTAAAgctattttaaatcatttattgaaAGCAATAATACTCATAAGAGCGTATTCTTGGCAGTACTACTTCATCGAAATGAAAAACATAAC is from Dreissena polymorpha isolate Duluth1 chromosome 14, UMN_Dpol_1.0, whole genome shotgun sequence and encodes:
- the LOC127858009 gene encoding uncharacterized protein LOC127858009, with translation MFWCFSKTNSLKQTFTKLRDCWRYTVQVRRVPNGMYTRIYTEAYDSMASEADDIAKFTATVIAVAITIGVAITFLSIVLLVFFRMRENGGKRAVKEDNSYTRIDSDNLTEATSARSNYNQLADTRDIHTYVELN